GAGCAGGTCATTCATCCACCAGAAGAaatcccagtgatccaagaacctgaatccctgtccccagcACCGTCTTCTCAGCCATGCTCTATCTGtcaaattatcctgtttctaccctcaccagcacgtggcacaggcagcaatccagaaatcacaaccctggaggcacTGCTTCAGAGCTGTCGACCAAGCTCTCCAAATTCCATTTTCGGGACCTCTTTCCTTTTACTTCCAATGTAATTGGTCCCAAAATGCAACAATATGGCTGACTCTTCACCCTCCCTCTGCAAAATGCTGCAGACAggatctgagatatccctgaccttggcacctAGGGAGCAAGATATCATTCAGGGGCCCCATACATGTCCATAGATTTTCCTGTCTGTCTCCTGACGATTGAGTCTCCTGtcactactgctcccctcttctctctcttaaCAACAGTGAGAGTTGTGGATCCAAAAGGGGGAAGACCTGTGTCAGTCAGACTCTGCACTCACAGTGCACGAAGGGCTTGTGTATTTTCCTGACAATCCTGGTCACCACTCTGATACCCACTTTTATTCACTACAATATCATCAAGTCAGTATTAAATTCCCCGCTCCTGAGGAAGGATTCAAATGCATGTCCTGGTGTGTTAGTGCATTTGCCTGGGatcaggacacagtggttcatctGCCAGTCCCATGTACTGGTTGTATTGTGACCCTGTGCTGGTGtgtccaggggtctgacatctccagctgatCATGTGAAAGTAATGTCTCCCAGTGGGTGGGGTTGATGTGAAATACATTTCAGTTCCCCTTCAGTCCATTATCACAGCCAATCTTTGCTTCAGCTTATAAATTAATTGTGTTTCATGAACAAGGAAAAatgaatctttgtaagttttacctcgGTTAATGGCATCAAGTGTTTcactcagcactgtgttcagcaaATAGAAGCGAACGAATTTTTCAACCGGTAGGgcctcatctgtcactgacaattcctggacATCGTGGCTGATACTGTAAATTTTAAACTGCTGGTGATGAACTGGAATTTTGAACTATTTTACAAATCCATACAGGGTTTCAGTAAAGAGCCTGTCCTACCTCCTGTTTCGatgagcttcctcctgaaataaataaaacacaaatctgattagacttggacttactgaccacatcctgaatttcatccaaatcattacaaggtGTTGAAAATTCCCACTCCCACAATCACAAATACACACCAGCAATACAGAACCACGGGGAAAATTACAGGGAAAGTTGCTGAAAATTAGACCATTACTGAGAGGATGATACTTACAGGAaagacaggacaggctgtgcattACCATCTGGATAAGACATCAGAATGATAAAATGGAACAATTTAAGATTAGTGATGGATTTGATTGTGTGCAGTTGGAAAAAAGTATCTCATtcatggctaacacgagaggacagttttaaagtgcttgcaagtagtacagaggagatgttaggggtaagttttttggaATGGGCGGAATGAGCGGAGAATGGGACACAATCCGATGAAAAACCAATCCGAAAAAGTAGAGCAGTAAAAGTTTCTCTAATCTGATGGAAACCGGATATGGAGGATAAGTCTGATGTGTGGGTTATGACCACCCATTGTTCtcactgattgacagagagaccctcacacccaccgcaccagacacactcacagcctgtgactggaacCGGGAGTTAATGAGAGTTTTAGAGGATATTTAATGCGGTAATTAAGGAAACAatcagcagctctgtgttatgaTCAGAGTAAATCATTTCAGAAAAGATTGCATTCTGTCCTGGGAtgtacagaagttgtggaagACCAGTTTTGGGCAACAGCAACCCTGAATAGTTGCATCAATtgtctggtgagaaacagttgactgccatttgtaaatgctgtgtgcaggagcaacacgtctgttttctgtctgcattgtattctgtgttatgTGTTTATTACGATAACCAGTCACGTGAGTGGGGAcgtggtaaaagtgaagggaataagGTACGGATTCGTACTTTGTTCTGGGCTGTTTTGATCCTGGGACTGGCAGATGCCATATCTTTTGTTGACCAATTAATTGCAGTTTAATTTATGATTAATTATGTTCAAATTATGCTGAAATTAATTATGCTTAATATTGtatattgctaataaaggatcgaataTCAATCTCCGATATTTAGAATGTCATTAGCAGACTGATTGGAGGTTCCTCATGCAAGGAGAACACTCTGTGTAAGGTCACCAGCAGTGGCAATTGATTTGGTAGAATTGGCCGctgtgctgtgtttatttcaaatataccactgttCATTTGGTTCAATTTGACAGAAATAAATTGAAATATCATCCCTCACCTTgagaaacatcacactgtctttttgatctatctgttcctttaactttgtgatttcctcctgaataatccttatattctcttgaagagccagaagatttttctccattgggttgagaatcctcttctcttcttccctgagatccctgagtaagctctgctctttctcagtgataatctggcgcagttcagcaaactggtATGCGATGTGGTTCTGAACGCTGTGTGACTGTTTCTGTCGAATGAAAGGCGAAGATTAGTTTACTACATTGCTGTGTTGTATTTCCTTATGACAAAAAATTGACCATTCGGTTCATTGGGGTCCATACTACTTCTGAGACATTCCCGTCAACCTCTTTCCCTCACATTTTCCTGAAATTATTCTCCTTCATTGACCCATTAACTCCCAGCAGATTCACatacaccctccccaccttcactGGGTTAATTGTAATTAACCATTCATCCAGCATGTCCTTGAAATGTGTCTGAAACTGTCATGGctacagggagagcatgcaaactccacaccgacagcagcagaggtcaagATCGaaaccaggtcactggagctgcaatactcggctattctgcattaaatggagcaaaactcgacagtaatatcagaaattccgctcaggaagcctcacccgaactccggaaatcttctctttctgttgctgctccttttcctggaagtctgatatcttttttgtgagagagtctaaggaagattttagctgatcctggaagtcagagagtgaaggaaatagagacaaagatgcatcaaaagaaacaggtgatcaaacccgattatcacacaaaataccggaggaactcagtgagtcaggcagcatctattcaggggaaataaacagtcggtgtttcaggatgagactcttcaataggactgggaaggaatgggacagaagccagaatataaAGGTTGGGGACgagaaccagctgacaggtgacgggtgagacaacgtgagggggaacgtgggggagggtgatgaagtgagaagctgagagggggcatgtggaagagataaagagctggagaagaaggaatcaaaTACGAGAGGACAATCGACCAGGGAAGAAACGGGAGGAACTGGGCTGTTTGCCCTCCTGAATGGCGACGAGGGAAGAGGTTAggagtcaggtgtagcacttgtcccgccTGCAGGTGtcggtgccaggagggagatcagtggggaggagcgAGTGGATCAGGGCGATACAGTATGGTGAGCGATGCGTACAGAGAGCGGAGAGTTGCGGGGTGAGGAGGTGGGCTGTGGGACGGAGAGATGCTAGAATCCCGTTGGAAaaggcggaagttgcagagaatcatGTGTTAGTTATAAAGGCTCGTGTGATGATATGTAGGACAAAGGAAATATTTTAAGTATTGAACTAACGTTAGTTTTTACCTTGtagattttaacagcttctttaatcggcAGGAAGCGGTGCTCTCTGTGTTCCTCCGCCACTGCACAgatcacacagatcagtgtcttgtccgtttcacaaaacagcttcagttcttcctcatgttcctcgcagtgacgttcactttccttccctttccgattcaggtttagatttcgagctttttcagccagatttgctaaggcccgattcaccctgagggtgcggtcagcaaactcctctctacattccgggcaggagtttctctcctccctttcccaatactgtgtgatacaagagcgacagaagttgtgtccacactccagaataaccggatcggtgaagaaatccaggcagatggAACAAAATACCTCCTCGGTCCAACTCTCGGCTTTTcttttcgaagccatgttaactcccggcacttcctgattcagaatgctttcactttcgggGATCTG
The Hypanus sabinus isolate sHypSab1 chromosome X2 unlocalized genomic scaffold, sHypSab1.hap1 SUPER_X2_unloc_5, whole genome shotgun sequence genome window above contains:
- the LOC132385913 gene encoding zinc-binding protein A33-like — encoded protein: MASKRKAESWTEEVFCSICLDFFTDPVILECGHNFCRSCITQYWEREERNSCPECREEFADRTLRVNRALANLAEKARNLNLNRKGKESERHCEEHEEELKLFCETDKTLICVICAVAEEHREHRFLPIKEAVKIYKDQLKSSLDSLTKKISDFQEKEQQQKEKISGVRKQSHSVQNHIAYQFAELRQIITEKEQSLLRDLREEEKRILNPMEKNLLALQENIRIIQEEITKLKEQIDQKDSVMFLKEEAHRNRSISHDVQELSVTDEALPVEKFVRFYLLNTVLSETLDAINRVSVTLDVETAGPCLEVSEDRKSVRRTRTWRDLPDTGKRFTNRSCVLGSEGFTSGRHYWEVEVTGNRFWCVGVAAESVERKRRVRLSPETGFWVIGRFCDVLHRDYDVSGLISPESRLAAGPIPGRVGVYLSYESGTVSFYNAETKSHLHTFTGNKFTGKLYPFFRTGDVNQWLRICSGSAPGL